The following nucleotide sequence is from Drosophila simulans strain w501 chromosome 3L, Prin_Dsim_3.1, whole genome shotgun sequence.
GAGCTGCTTTAATACACTGTGCTACTATTTTTCCTCAAGGTCTGTCGTGTCGATATGGCAAGAATCCGTGGACTGAGTGTGACACCAAAACCAATACGCGTTCGAGAACATTGACATTAAAGAAGGGCGATCCAGCATGCGACCAAACGCGAACCATTCAGAAGAAATGTAAAAAAGGTAATAAGATAGGATAGGACTCTTCGTGTTCGCCTATAAGAAGGACTTATGCCAATTGTCATCCTCAACCCTTCCAACAGCATGTCGATATGAAAAGGGATCCTGGTCGGAATGTGCAACCGGACAAATGACTAGAGCTGATAAGTTGAAAGCGAGCAGTGATCCGTCCTGCGAAGCCACGCGGGTCATCAAGAAGAATTGCAAGCCCGGAAAATCCAAGGACAAAAGTGCCAAGGAGCAGCGAAAGAACAAAGATAAAGGTTAGTTGGCTAGTTGTGAATTTGAATAGCACATTGAAAGGTCAAAGGTGAATTGGTCTGCATTGATTTGGGGTTTTATCACACataaatataacatataaCATATGGCAAAGACCACTAAACCGAAATTTCTTCTATTTA
It contains:
- the LOC6734405 gene encoding uncharacterized protein LOC6734405 is translated as MRINCNALFLASLVTWSGVMCSTVLGTTEGQETPLALPVAEQTQPTTAIQGEVWEEDDHEVLIRNERGTKSDGLSCRYGKNPWTECDTKTNTRSRTLTLKKGDPACDQTRTIQKKCKKACRYEKGSWSECATGQMTRADKLKASSDPSCEATRVIKKNCKPGKSKDKSAKEQRKNKDKAARKGRV